A region from the Mercenaria mercenaria strain notata chromosome 7, MADL_Memer_1, whole genome shotgun sequence genome encodes:
- the LOC123555084 gene encoding leukocyte elastase inhibitor-like isoform X1, which produces MICYLIVVIPLVVTRQHQIYRLETLSSKMASSDRELSDCINDFTLDIYKHVTSQQPSGNLFMSPSSMMVVLTMLHVGSRNKTEDQMTQVLKLEKLDKKAILRHMETFVSTLKKGSKSVTLSTANRLFPHTDKTILRDYISLVSEHFKAEIKSMDYTTNAEGARVEINKWVEGETNSKIKDLLPGGSLNSLTAMVVVNAIYFKGNWATQFEPKDTKKSTFTKLNSDKEHIDMMSRRMKKAKYGENRSLACKTLELPYEGEELAMIVVLPNTNDGLLALEKQLTLENLQSLVSGVHPGTVDVSLPKFKLETSLELKKVLSALGMRDLFQDDADLSGMGKDLYVSQVYHKAFVDVNEEGTEAAAATAAVVMKRSIQRTLDFKADHPFLFMIWDHRLKVPLFIGRFVEPPSTAGPGFQQTKDEL; this is translated from the exons ATGATCTGTTATTtaatagttgtcatccctctagtTGTGACGCGACAACATCAAATTTACAGACTGG AAACACTATCAAGTAAAATGGCCTCCAGTGACAGAGAGTTATCAGACTGTATAAATGACTTCACACTCGATATCTACAAGCATGTTACCAGTCAACAGCCTTCag GAAATTTGTTCATGTCTCCGAGCAGTATGATGGTAGTTTTGACAATGCTACACGTTGGTTCACGCAACAAGACTGAAGACCAGATGACACAGGTTCTCAAGCTTGAGAAACTGGATAAGAAGGCTATACTTAGACACATGGAGACTTTTGTCAGTACTCtcaaaaagggaagtaaatctgtCACTTTGAGTACCGCTAATCGGTTGTTTCCGCATACCGATAAGACGATCCTCCGAGACTATATTTCGCTTGTTTCAGAACATTTCAAGGCGGAGATTAAGTCGATGGATTATACCACAAACGCGGAAGGAGCACGAGTTGAGATAAACAAATGGGTTGAAGGGGAGACCAATAGCAAAATCAAAGACTTGCTCCCTGGAGGTTCATTGAATTCGCTGACAGCAATGGTGGTTGTAAATGCCATATATTTTAAAGGGAATTGGGCAACACAGTTTGAACCCAAAGATACGAAGAAGAGCACTTTCACAAAACTGAACTCAGACAAGGAACACATAGATATGATGAGCAGGCGCATGAAGAAAGCAAAGTATGGTGAAAACAGATCGCTTGCCTGCAAAACTCTCGAGCTGCCATATGAAGGGGAAGAACTGGCTATGATTGTTGTTTTACCGAATACCAATGATGGGTTACTTGCCCTTGAGAAACAGCTAACTCTTGAGAATTTGCAGAGTCTGGTGTCTGGGGTCCACCCAGGAACAGTTGACGTGTCTTTACCGAAGTTCAAACTTGAAACTTCCTTGGAGCTGAAAAAAGTTCTGTCTGCTTTAGGGATGAGAGATTTGTTTCAGGATGATGCTGACCTGTCTGGGATGGGGAAAGATCTTTATGTGTCGCAGGTGTATCACAAAGCATTTGTGGATGTCAATGAAGAGGGTACAGAAGCAGCTGCCGCTACTGCTGCTGTCGTGATGAAAAGATCTATACAGAGGACGCTGGATTTCAAGGCCGACCACCCTTTCCTTTTCATGATCTGGGATCACAGGCTTAAAGTCCCCTTGTTTATTGGAAGGTTTGTAGAGCCCCCTAGCACTGCTGGACCAGGCTTTCAGCAAACGAAAGATGAATTATAA
- the LOC123555084 gene encoding leukocyte elastase inhibitor-like isoform X2 — MASSDRELSDCINDFTLDIYKHVTSQQPSGNLFMSPSSMMVVLTMLHVGSRNKTEDQMTQVLKLEKLDKKAILRHMETFVSTLKKGSKSVTLSTANRLFPHTDKTILRDYISLVSEHFKAEIKSMDYTTNAEGARVEINKWVEGETNSKIKDLLPGGSLNSLTAMVVVNAIYFKGNWATQFEPKDTKKSTFTKLNSDKEHIDMMSRRMKKAKYGENRSLACKTLELPYEGEELAMIVVLPNTNDGLLALEKQLTLENLQSLVSGVHPGTVDVSLPKFKLETSLELKKVLSALGMRDLFQDDADLSGMGKDLYVSQVYHKAFVDVNEEGTEAAAATAAVVMKRSIQRTLDFKADHPFLFMIWDHRLKVPLFIGRFVEPPSTAGPGFQQTKDEL; from the exons ATGGCCTCCAGTGACAGAGAGTTATCAGACTGTATAAATGACTTCACACTCGATATCTACAAGCATGTTACCAGTCAACAGCCTTCag GAAATTTGTTCATGTCTCCGAGCAGTATGATGGTAGTTTTGACAATGCTACACGTTGGTTCACGCAACAAGACTGAAGACCAGATGACACAGGTTCTCAAGCTTGAGAAACTGGATAAGAAGGCTATACTTAGACACATGGAGACTTTTGTCAGTACTCtcaaaaagggaagtaaatctgtCACTTTGAGTACCGCTAATCGGTTGTTTCCGCATACCGATAAGACGATCCTCCGAGACTATATTTCGCTTGTTTCAGAACATTTCAAGGCGGAGATTAAGTCGATGGATTATACCACAAACGCGGAAGGAGCACGAGTTGAGATAAACAAATGGGTTGAAGGGGAGACCAATAGCAAAATCAAAGACTTGCTCCCTGGAGGTTCATTGAATTCGCTGACAGCAATGGTGGTTGTAAATGCCATATATTTTAAAGGGAATTGGGCAACACAGTTTGAACCCAAAGATACGAAGAAGAGCACTTTCACAAAACTGAACTCAGACAAGGAACACATAGATATGATGAGCAGGCGCATGAAGAAAGCAAAGTATGGTGAAAACAGATCGCTTGCCTGCAAAACTCTCGAGCTGCCATATGAAGGGGAAGAACTGGCTATGATTGTTGTTTTACCGAATACCAATGATGGGTTACTTGCCCTTGAGAAACAGCTAACTCTTGAGAATTTGCAGAGTCTGGTGTCTGGGGTCCACCCAGGAACAGTTGACGTGTCTTTACCGAAGTTCAAACTTGAAACTTCCTTGGAGCTGAAAAAAGTTCTGTCTGCTTTAGGGATGAGAGATTTGTTTCAGGATGATGCTGACCTGTCTGGGATGGGGAAAGATCTTTATGTGTCGCAGGTGTATCACAAAGCATTTGTGGATGTCAATGAAGAGGGTACAGAAGCAGCTGCCGCTACTGCTGCTGTCGTGATGAAAAGATCTATACAGAGGACGCTGGATTTCAAGGCCGACCACCCTTTCCTTTTCATGATCTGGGATCACAGGCTTAAAGTCCCCTTGTTTATTGGAAGGTTTGTAGAGCCCCCTAGCACTGCTGGACCAGGCTTTCAGCAAACGAAAGATGAATTATAA